The Streptomyces rimosus genomic interval TCCAGCGCCTCGTCGGCGCCGCCGCCCAGCGACATGTTGGCGACCGACGGGCCCTTGTGGTTCTTGGTGACCCAGTCGATGCCGGCGACGACCTGCTCGGTGGAGCCGGAGCCCTGGTCGTCCAGCACGCGCACCGCCACGATCTTGGCCTTCTTGGCGACGCCGTGCGCCTTGCCGGCGATGGTGCCCGCGACGTGGGTGCCGTGGCCGTTGCCGTCGGTGGCGTCGTTGTCGCCGTCCACCGCGTCGAAGCCGGAGGACGCGCGGCCCTCGAAGTCCTTGTGCGAGGTGCGCACACCGGTGTCGATGACGTACGCGGTGACGCCCTCACCCGCGCTGTCGGGGTAGGTGTACTTCTTGTCGCCCTGGGTGTCGGCCTGGTCGATGCGGTCCAGGCCCCACGACGGCGGGTTGTCCTGGGTGGCGTTGACGTGGAACTTCTTGTTCTGCACGACCTTGTCGACGGCCGGGTCGGCGGCCAGCCGGCGGGCCTCCTCGGCGCTGAGGCCGGTGGCGGAGAAGCCGTTCAGCGCAGCGGAGTACGACCGCTTGACCTCGCCGCCGTACTTGCCGGCCAGGTCCTTGTTCTGCTCGGCCTGCACCGCGGCGCCGCGGACCGAGTTCTTGAGCATGACGATGTAGCTGCCGCTGACGGCGCCCTTGGCCTCGGCGCCGTACACCGTGCCCTCGGCGGGCGACGCGCCCGCGGTGACCGCGGTGACGGTGGCGATGCCGCCGGCCGCGACCACCGCGGATATCGCGGTGACGAGCCGCTTCTTGCTGGAACGCTTGTGAGCGTGAGCCATTCGAGGGTTCTCCTCGTTCGGGGTGTGGGGGGAAAACGTTGCGCAACAGCCCGGACGGAGAACAAGATCTCCGCCGGGCTGGCTCGAAACCCTGTCGGATTGACGCGGCCAATTCAAGGCCGACCGGGCGTTGTGAGATAGACAACAACGTTGCGTAATTGCAAAGGACCGCAGAAGGG includes:
- a CDS encoding S8 family peptidase, giving the protein MAHAHKRSSKKRLVTAISAVVAAGGIATVTAVTAGASPAEGTVYGAEAKGAVSGSYIVMLKNSVRGAAVQAEQNKDLAGKYGGEVKRSYSAALNGFSATGLSAEEARRLAADPAVDKVVQNKKFHVNATQDNPPSWGLDRIDQADTQGDKKYTYPDSAGEGVTAYVIDTGVRTSHKDFEGRASSGFDAVDGDNDATDGNGHGTHVAGTIAGKAHGVAKKAKIVAVRVLDDQGSGSTEQVVAGIDWVTKNHKGPSVANMSLGGGADEALDAAVQKAVASGVTFAVAAGNESTDAGQGSPARVKEAITVASSTNTDEQSDFSNYGSAVDLYAPGSDITSDWNDSDQGTKTISGTSMATPHVAGAAAVYLGAHKDAKPDAVAKALTDGATADKIKNASQGTPNKLLKVGEK